From a region of the Triticum aestivum cultivar Chinese Spring chromosome 7D, IWGSC CS RefSeq v2.1, whole genome shotgun sequence genome:
- the LOC123164993 gene encoding aspartyl protease family protein At5g10770-like, translated as MFLAATQCQYIVKYGDGSSTTGTYSTDTLALGSNAVSNFQFGCSKSESGLLLNDQTAGLIGLGGATLGFTVKTPMLRSKQLPTFYFVQLEAIRVGGKQLNIPTSVFSAGSIMDSGTIITRLPRTAYSALSSAFKAGMKQYPPAQPRARGILDTCFDFSGQSTVNIPSVTLVFSGGAVIDLAFNGIILDNCLAFAANRDDSSLGTIGNVQQQTFEVLYDVGGGVVGFKAGTYV; from the exons ATGTTTCTCGCGGCAACCCAGTGCCAGTACATTGTCAAGTACGGCGATGGTTCGAGCACCACCGGGACCTATAGCACCGACACGCTCGCGCTGGGCTCCAACGCCGTGAGCAACTTCCAGTTCGGGTGCAGCAAGTCTGAATCGGGCCTCCTTCTCAACGACCAGACCGCTGGGCTCATCGGGCTCGGCGGCG CAACCTTGGGTTTCACCGTCAAGACGCCGATGCTGAGGAGCAAGCAGCTCCCGACGTTCTATTTCGTGCAGCTTGAGGCCATCAGGGTGGGAGGCAAGCAGCTCAACATACCCACCTCCGTCTTTTCGGCCGGCTCGATCATGGACTCCGGCACAATCATCACGCGCCTGCCGCGGACCGCGTACTCGGCGCTGTCGTCGGCGTTCAAGGCCGGCATGAAGCAGTACCCGCCGGCACAGCCCAGGGCCAGGGGCATCCTCGACACGTGCTTCGACTTCAGCGGCCAGTCCACCGTCAACATACCGAGCGTCACACTGGTGTTCTCCGGGGGCGCCGTCATCGACCTGGCCTTTAACGGGATCATTCTGGACAACTGCCTCGCCTTCGCGGCCAACCGCGATGACAGCTCCCTCGGCACCATTGGCAATGTGCAGCAGCAGACGTTCGAGGTGCTCTACGACGTTGGTGGCGGCGTCGTCGGGTTCAAGGCAGGCACATATGTataa
- the LOC123171587 gene encoding aspartyl protease family protein At5g10770-like encodes MASVLKLVLLLLCAYHTLVAHAVDDLRSYYMVLPAGSLKSATVNCTDHKAASSPSGGGVRVPLHHRHGPCPPASSTKAPTLEEMLWRDQLRANHIRRRFSGVKGGGLEQSDVTVPTTPGLSLGTLQYVITVRIGSPAVNQTMFIDTGSDVSWVQCKPCSQYHSQADPLFDPRSSSTYSPFSCTSVACAQLRQSQQANGCSSSQCQYIVKYGDGSSTTGTYSSDMLALGSNAVSNFQFGCSKSESGLLLNDQTAGLIGLGGGAQSLATQTAGTFGKAISYCLSPTLGSSGFLTLGAATSGFAVKTPMLRSRQLPTFYFVQLEAIRVGGKQLNIPTSVFSAGSFMDSGTIITRLPWTVYSALSSAFKAGMKYGQSTVNILSVALVFSGGAVIDLAFNGIILDNCLAFAGNHDDSSLGTIGNVQQRTFEVLYDVGGGVVAFKAGAC; translated from the exons ATGGCATCGGTTTTGAAGCTTGTGCTTCTCCTGCTGTGCGCCTACCACACCCTCGTTGCTCACGCAGTAGATGATCTTCGCAGCTACTACATGGTTCTGCCCGCTGGCTCTCTGAAATCTGCCACCGTCAACTGCACCGATCACAAAG CAGCGAGTTCACCATCCGGCGGCGGCGTCAGGGTGCCGTTGCACCACCGGCACGGCCCATGCCCCCCTGCCTCCTCCACGAAGGCGCCGACCTTGGAGGAGATGCTCTGGCGTGACCAGCTCCGAGCTAACCACATCAGGCGGAGGTTCTCTGGCGTCAAGGGTGGCGGCCTGGAGCAATCGGACGTAACCGTGCCTACCACGCCGGGCCTCTCCCTGGGCACGTTGCAGTACGTGATCACTGTCCGCATCGGCTCGCCGGCCGTGAACCAGACCATGTTCATCGACACCGGCAGCGACGTGTCATGGGTGCAGTGCAAGCCGTGCTCGCAGTACCACTCGCAGGCGGACCCGCTCTTTGACCCCAGATCGTCGAGCACCTACTCTCCGTTCTCCTGCACCTCGGTCGCCTGCGCGCAGCTCCGCCAGAGCCAGCAGGCGAACGGCTGCTCCAGCTCCCAGTGCCAGTACATTGTCAAGTACGGCGATGGCTCGAGTACCACCGGGACCTATAGCTCCGACATGCTCGCGCTGGGCTCCAACGCCGTGAGCAACTTCCAATTCGGGTGCAGCAAGTCTGAGTCGGGCCTCCTTCTCAACGACCAGACCGCTGGGCTCatcgggctcggcggcggcgctcagTCGCTCGCCACACAGACCGCGGGGACCTTCGGCAAGG CTATATCGTACTGCCTCTCGCCGACTTTGGGCTCGTCCGGGTTCCTCACGCTCGGTGCAGCAACCTCGGGTTTCGCCGTCAAGACGCCGATGCTGAGGAGCAGGCAGCTCCCGACGTTCTATTTCGTGCAGCTTGAGGCCATCAGGGTGGGAGGCAAGCAGCTCAACATACCCACCTCCGTCTTTTCGGCCGGCTCGTTCATGGACTCCGGCACAATCATCACGCGCCTGCCGTGGACCGTGTACTCGGCGCTGTCGTCGGCGTTCAAGGCCGGCATGAAATA CGGCCAGTCCACCGTCAACATACTGAGCGTCGCACTGGTGTTCTCTGGGGGCGCCGTCATCGACCTGGCCTTTAACGGGATCATTCTGGACAACTGCCTCGCCTTCGCGGGAAACCATGATGACAGCTCCCTCGGCACCATCGGCAACGTGCAGCAGCGGACGTTCGAGGTGCTCTACGACGTTGGTGGCGGCGTCGTCGCGTTCAAGGCAGGCGCATGCTGA